gcttcaagaactttcaagccatccaaggatcctttgaagctagatatatttttctcattttcagtaggtttatccacaaaacctgaggtagtaatgatgttcataacatcattcgattcatatatatataaaactaccttattcgaaggtttaaacttgaaatcactagaacatagtttagttaattctaaacttgttcgcaaacaaaagttaattcttctaacttgacttttaaattcaactaaacacatgttctatatctatatgatatgctaacttaatgatttaaaacctggaaacacgaaaaacaccgtaaaatcgggcatacaccgtcgtagtaacaccgcgggctgttttgggtttgataattaaaaactatgataaactttgatttaaaagttgttcttctgggaaaatgatttttcttatgaacatgaaactatatccaaaaatcatggttaaactcaaagtggaagtatgtttttcaaaatggtcatcaagacgtcgttctttcgacttaaatgactacctcttgcaaaaatgacttgtaacttatatttctgactgtaaacctatattttttctgtttagattcataaaatagagttcaatattaaaccatagcaacttgattcactcaaaacggatttaaaacgaagaagttatgggtaaaacaagattggatattttttcttgttgtatctacgtgaaaattggtaacaaatctatattaatcatatctagctaacttatattgtattatacatgtattctaatatattatgtagtcttgggatactatagacacgtatgcaaatgttttgacatatcatatcgacccatgtatatatattatttggaacaaccatagacactctatatgcagtaatgttggagttagctatacagggttgagtttgattccaaaaatatatatactttgagttgtgatctagcctgaaacgtgtatacactgggtcgtggattgattcaagataatatatatcaatttatttctgtacatctaactatggacaactagttgtaggttactaacgaggacagctgacttaataaacttaaaacatcaaaatgtattaaaaatgttgtaaatatattttgaacatactttgatatatatatatatatatatatatgtatatatttgttataggttcgtgaatcgaccagtggccaagtcttactcccgacgaagtaaaaatctgtgaaagtgagttatagtcccacttttaaaaatataatattttgggatgagaatacatgcagttttataaatgttttacgaaatacatgGAACTTTTTATTTTAGTGACCTGACCGTTGTTTACTCCAGCAGAAAACCTGGCACGATAGGTTAATTTGAATCATAGTTTTTCCCCCTTCTCTTTGATATCCAGTTATGTAGGTGGCACGTGCATCGGTGAATATCGGTTTGATGCTTAGGACTGAATTTTCCTTTTTTCTGTAATTGAAAATCACTTGGTGATTCATTATAAGTGAAGACTTGTGTAACCATCGCTGCAGGGATAGACATTAATAGTAAGAAGACATATGATCAGTCCCCCACGTTTGATTGATTAAACTTTCACTACTACAAAAATGAACAGAGAAACCCCCATTTGGAACCTCTTTTAAGAAAAGTTTAAAAAAACCAGTTTCAAAAAACATAAGAGACCGGTTTTTGAAGTTTACTTAAAAACCGGTTTCTTTGGTTCACTTTAGAAACCTCTTTTTGACAAAAACCGCTCCCCACCTTTGGAACCTCTTTTTTGTAAAAAAACCGGTCCCTTAACTTTCACTTTAAGAACCTCCTTTTTATTAAAACCGGTTTCAGACGTTTGGAACCTCTTTTTTATTTAAAACCGGTTTCATTTTTGCGATTTTTAGAGGAAATAAAAGCGGGAAATGAAAATTTAAATGAGTGTCACTAGTAGTATAATATTTACATTTATTTACATATTACCTAAAAGATAAAACACTatttcactattcatcaatagtaaccaggaGTATTtccgtcatttcacttttttttctccaacgataaaagaagcaactttcgtaaaagaaccaacccttcaatgttaccaaaagatgtcgaaaaaaattcttttttataaaaaaatcaactacctttttttttctctcaacgataaaagagacaactttcataaaaggaacaacccttcaatgctaccaaaagatgtcgaaaaacattcctttttacaaaatagatcaactaactttaaaaaaaaggaacgttaaaagaagcaactttcgcaaaaggaacaacccttcaatgttagatgtcgaaaaaaattcttttttacaaaaaagatcaagacttttttttactcgcattcaaaacggagcccccggcgcgaaacgAGGGCTCCAAAACTAGTTTGGACTAAGATCTAAAACCCTTACTCAGCCCTCTACCATCTCCATCTAGTCATCTACTTCCACCTCTTCATAAAAGAAAAATTGCTATGTGATTAATTCTTAGAAACCCTCGTTCTATACTATTTATGAGAAGTATTACTCTGGATAAGTAGTACATGAGTATTATTTTGAACTCGGGTATTAAAACATTGCTAAAACTTACTCTCTCAGTGATAGATAATCATCGATAAAAACCCATTGTCTCCACCACACGTTCTAATCTTTCTCTTAAGTTTTCTTTAATATTTGTTATGTAACACCACTCTGTTTACTTACTTATTTGGTTGTGATATTTAAATATTTCGTCACTTGTTTGTGTAGGTAATATTGCATCAACCCTTGAGCAAAAAGCCATCAAGCAACAAGAAGAACTCGAAGTTGAAATAAATTTGGCTCAAACTCCAAGGCCGTCAAGAAGCAGCTCTTCAAGCCATCAAACACTATCTTTTTTATTACAAGTAGTAGTTTACTCGTGTGTTTCAGATCCACATTTTTTGTATACTTGAATTCATAATCTTATCaagattattgatattaatatgcaactgtattggtatatatacatataagtttATCATTAAACATCAATATGGTTTGGTTCTCAACGTTTATAAGTTTGTAGCAAGAACTTGTTTTTCTTATAAAActactaagaattaggaaacaaattagtatttaaaaaaaaaaacacatagaaACCGGTTTTTAAATAAAAGAGGTCTCTTTAATCAAGTATAGGAACCTCTTTCTACGAAAAAAAACAGGTTTCTAAAGTTAGACAAAGGAAACTGTAAGGAACCTGTTTTATAACCGGTTTTCTACTTTTGGAACTCCTAGTGATAGGAACCTCTTTTAAAACCGGTTCCAAAGGCCCTAAAAACTGGTTCCAAAACTCATTTTTTGTAGAGGTTTTTGGACCGTAGACGGACAGTTATAATCAATTCGATCTTGGTTGTATTTTTAATGATGTGAAATTGTTGTGGGGTTTTGATGTGCAGCCAGGAAAAGATCGAGTGCGCTTTGTTATCCTATTCAAGATTTGTTTATCGTATTAATGTTTGTGAGAGATATATGTattgtttaattataattatatgataTGATATACATTATGGTTAATAATTAAAGACTTCTCTCTCTCTCCTCCCGACCGTTTTATTTTCTCTGTAATCTTGCATCCCAAAACTCAAAATAACCCAAAACTAAATTTGACGATTGCTCCTAATTCAAACCGAACTAGAAGCAGAGACCCATTCCATTAAACCCAAATTAACTAGCAGATTCTAATCGTATTCTTTTTTTCGGTGATTGTTGGCACACGCGCTCCACGCGCATCCACGCGCCGTCACGGCTAACTCGCCGGAATATTTGTCCGGTCTACTTTTTTGCTTTTTTCAGGTCTTTCCATTAAGAGGGTGCCGTCAACGCAACTAGGACTCAAGCAGCGCAGGGATATACTCAAATCTGAACTGCAACAGCAACTCCTCTGCCGCCGCTGACGGCCGCCGTGTATCGCCGCTGCCGTCAAGTACCGCCGCTAGTGTTCGTTTTCTACCTCAAACTTACTGTGTTTTGTTGTTTCAACtgccatttttattattaattctaCTATACTATAaccaattatatattaattatctttattacggagtattaattatccTTGGGTATCTGCTTTCTGTTGACCTGCTCTTTTTTCTTTACGTATATTTTTATCTGTTTCTCATATATTCGATCCTGATTTCTTTTGAATCTGTAtccttttatttatttttgtttctattttTTTCCTTCTATTATTATCTTATACTTTTTTGTGCTTTTATTTTCGAGTTACTTTGGTTACTGTTTTTATTTGATTTTTGTGTCCTCTTCTTCGAGGCTAGACCCTTTGGGTTCTTCTTGATACTTTATTTCTATATTTTCCCGATTCTACTTGTTTTTTAGCTTAATCCTGTCCTATCTACGggactttatatttattttttgtatTATCTATTTTGTATTTATCTATTTTTGTTTTTTAGATAAGATAGACTCTAGACTATATCATGGTTACTTAAGGTCATGTCCTCCTAGTTCTGGGGCGGGTAGGTTTATAGGGCCTAGAAGTGGCAATAGGATAGCGAAGCCGGTTAGAATTAGAGTGGGTAGTTGGAATGTGGGTACTTTAACCGGAAAACGATATGAACTTGTTGAGACTTTACGTAAACGTAAAGTGGACATTTTGTGTGTCCAGGAGACTAGATGGAAGGGTCGAGGGGCGGTCAAGACCAATGGCTACAAGTTGTGGTTCTCGGGATCGAGAGTAGCTAGAAACGGGGTTGGAATCATTATAGGACCACCCTATAATGAGAATGTTGTGGATGTAGACCGACGgagcgataggattatgtcggttaggtTAGTTATCCAGGAGGTGACTTACAAGGTCATTAGTGCATACGCACCTCATGCGGGCCTTGGAGAAGCTGAAAAGAGACACTTCTGGGAATCGCTAGACGAGGTTATGAGGATGTGCCCTCAGGAACATCGATTACTTATTGGTGGAGACCTCAATGGTCATATAGGAACTGATGTCGAGGGATATGCGGGAGCCCATGGGGGCTTTGGGTTCGGAATAAGAAACGAGGAAGGGATCTCTATCCTCGAATTTGCTGTTGCACACGATTTGGCTGTTGCAAATTCATTTTTCAAGAAGACGGATGCTCAGTTAGCAACTTTCCATAGCGGGGGCCATAGTACCCAGATTGACTATTTGCTACTTCGCAAAGGGGATCTTAGGACTTGTGGAGACTGTAAGGTACTGACTGACTTGACATGCTCCTCCCAGCACAGATTGTTGGTCATGGATTTGGCTCTTCGGAGATGTGTTACCAAGAGTGTGAGGCCCATCCAACCTAAGATCTTGTGGAAGAAGCTGATCGGAGAGAAGGCGGTGACTTTCAAAACATCGGTTGTAGAAAGAATTAATGCATCAGTAGAAATGACACCGAATGATGATGCGGATCAGATGTGGATTTGTCTGGCGTCCACCATTAGAGAGGTTGCCAAGGAAGCCTTAGGTGTGGCAGTAGGAACATCGAGGGGACATAAGACTGATAGAGAATCATGGTGGTTTAGTGATGAGGTTTAAAGCAAAGTCGCGCTTAAGCAACTAAGGTTCAGGGAGCTTATCACTTGCCAAGAGGGGACTTCGACGGATAGAACCAGGGTTGAAGAGAGATATAAAGAAGccaaaagagaagctaagaaggctgtAGCCCGGGTAAAAGAAAAGGCATATGAAGATCTGTATAGGAAGCTTGACTCCAAAGAGGGAGCAAATGATATATAcaggatagccaaagctagggagcgaaggCGCAGGGATATtgataacatcaagtttatcaaaaATGAAGCTGGTAAAACTTTAGTAAAGGAGGAcgaaattaggaaaagatgggaagagtaTTTCTCATCTCTCTTCGTTGGAGGAAGACCCGAGCATCACGAAGATCTGCAAGAAGCTGATATAGAACAATTCCAGATCAACAGGGATTGTGAGGAGATCAATCATGAGGAAGTAAGATTGGCACTACATAAGATGGGGAGAAATAAAGCTGTTGGACCAGACCAGATCCCTATTGAGGCATGGTGGTGCCTTGGCGATGATGGTATTAGGTGGTTGACTTGCCTTTTCAACAAGATGTTTCGAAGCTCTaagatgcctatggaatggagactgaGCGAGACTATCCTCATCTATAAGAACAAGGGGGATGCGCAAATTTGCggtaactatagaggcataaaattacttagtcactatgaagctttgggagagagtgattgagactagacttcgacgcgTAACGAATGTGTCGgagaaccaatttggtttcatgccggAGCGCTCTTCGATAGAGGAAATTCATATTATTAGgagccttatggagaagtatagagaaaaaaaaaagaacctagagatggttttcttagacttggaaaaggcaTACGATTGCGTTCCACGAAatttgatttggaagacccttaatggTAGAAGTATCCCGAGTAGATATATCTGTGTTATTAGGGACGTGTATGAAGGGGCTAAATCCTGTGTTCGAACGCCTGTGGGAAATACTGAATTTTTCCCAATAGAAGTGGGCCTGCATCAGGGGTCGGCccttagcccttttcttttcgctttgatccttgacgagctttctcgagggatacaagagtgcatcccttggtgcttgatttttgccgatgatatcgtGCTTGTTTCAGAATCCAAGGAGGAGCTTAATAGAAGATTAGAGCAATGGAGGGTGGCCTTAGAAAGTAATGGCCTACAAattagtagacaaaagacggaatatcttagaTGTGATTTCGATAGGAACGACGATGCTCAAGAGGTTGGAGTGAACATCTGCATTggagaccagatcttgcatccaCAAACCTCGTTCAGATACCTAGGCTCGGTGCTCCACAAATCGGAGAGGATTGACGAAGACGTTTCGCACCGTATTAAGGTAGGGTGGCTGAAGTGGAGGTCAGCGACTGGGgtcttatgcgacaagaagatcccccttaagctgaaagggaaattcttcaaggtggcaattagaccggCCATGTTATATGGTTCAGAGTGTTGGCCTATGACGAAGgcgcaagagagaaggatggaggtcgCAGAGATGAGAATGCTTAGGTGGACTTGCGGTAAAACCATGTTGGATATGATTCCAAATAGTGTTTTCAGGGAGAACCTAGAAGTTAGAAGCATCTCTGATAAGCTAAGAGAAGGACGGCTTCGCtggtttgggcatgtgaggagGCGACCTCTTACTGCCCCTgttaggagagtcgaggcacttacggttgacggtgtaaggagaaggggtagacccactcgtaggtgggaggatagaataaagatggacttgaaggagcttttattgtccgaggacatgacttctgataggattaCGTGGATgactagaattagaatagacgagtaggttTTTGGTGTTTGTGTTTGTTTTTGGttatgtttgtttttttttttttttgcttgcgtTGGTTCGGCTGTTGGCatgggtgtttttttttttttttttttttggtttggtAAGTTTGTGTAGGTTTTTAGGTTTGTGTTTGACTTGAGTTGTTTTTCGTTGGTTTGTCAATGagtttttttcccttttttttttttttaatgttgtaTGTGtattgtgacaccgctgatttttttttttaaatacgtggcggaagcatttatattaattgaaccattataataacataaacatataatatttacatatccaAAACATTTGACAGCTAGCATTAAACTAATACATCTGGTGTCACGTGACATTACAACAAAATTTAGTTTTAacagaaaagacacatcagagtttcttcattgtcaaacaCAACATCGcaagcccgtcttctccccaaaagcataatctacaaaagctaataacctgcagggaggagatggaggggaattagcacgaagctaagtgagtacgactaactacaggccatagcatacacaagtgttatactaatcaagtcacgtagtctaacacacaaacatcacccagtagtgcagtctacagagactccggcggttcggccaaaccattaacctccagttgatcgggctggggtttacaggaagttcctcctacataccgtgctgcataaatcatccacacgcgacgtacgcgtcattcaaacatatactacacggatgcaaataggctaccacatgaggaacccaacccgcaggttgatctctcctatcgaattaggctaccacaagatagggacgcactgggctccagcagacaagcatcaactaacatgcagtcatcacaaggtactaactaatcacaacaataagtatatctaacaagcatggcaatcataatataacatgctacaatatactatattctccagttagtcccactcaccaaataccagcaaacgagaaggtgttcagctatctaatcactgaaccttctctttctccttttctcctgagaaat
The window above is part of the Rutidosis leptorrhynchoides isolate AG116_Rl617_1_P2 chromosome 1, CSIRO_AGI_Rlap_v1, whole genome shotgun sequence genome. Proteins encoded here:
- the LOC139852776 gene encoding uncharacterized protein, with the protein product MSNIASTLEQKAIKQQEELEVEINLAQTPRPSRSSSSSHQTLSFLLQVVVYSCVSDPHFFQEKIECALLSYSRFVYRINVYKIDSRLYHGYLRSCPPSSGAGRFIGPRSGNRIAKPVRIRVGSWNVGTLTGKRYELVETLRKRKVDILCVQETRWKGRGAVKTNGYKLWFSGSRVARNGVGIIIGPPYNENVVDVDRRSDRIMSVRLVIQEVTYKVISAYAPHAGLGEAEKRHFWESLDEVMRMCPQEHRLLIGGDLNGHIGTDVEGYAGAHGGFGFGIRNEEGISILEFAVAHDLAVANSFFKKTDAQLATFHSGGHSTQIDYLLLRKGDLRTCGDCKVLTDLTCSSQHRLLVMDLALRRCVTKSVRPIQPKILWKKLIGEKAVTFKTSVVERINASVEMTPNDDADQMWICLASTIREVAKEALGVAVGTSRGHKTDRESWWFSDEGTSTDRTRVEERYKEAKREAKKAVARVKEKAYEDLYRKLDSKEGANDIYRIAKARERRRRDIDNIKFIKNEAGKTLVKEDEIRKRWEEYFSSLFVGGRPEHHEDLQEADIEQFQINRDCEEINHEEVRLALHKMGRNKAVGPDQIPIEAWWCLGDDGIRWLTCLFNKMFRSSKMPMEWRLSETILIYKNKGDAQICESKEELNRRLEQWRVALESNGLQISRQKTEYLRCDFDRNDDAQEVGVNICIGDQILHPQTSFRYLGSVLHKSERIDEDVSHRIKVGWLKWRSATGAQERRMEVAEMRMLRWTCGKTMLDMIPNSVFRENLEVRSISDKLREGRLRWFGHVRRRPLTAPVRRVEALTVFRFVFDLSCFSLVCQ